One stretch of Urocitellus parryii isolate mUroPar1 chromosome 12, mUroPar1.hap1, whole genome shotgun sequence DNA includes these proteins:
- the Ypel5 gene encoding protein yippee-like 5, whose product MGRIFLDHIGGTRLFSCANCDTILTNRSELISTRFTGATGRAFLFNKVVNLQYSEVQDRVMLTGRHMVRDVSCKNCNSKLGWIYEFATEDSQRYKEGRVILERALVRESEGFEEHVPSDNS is encoded by the exons ATGGGCAGAATTTTCCTTGATCATATTGGTGGTACCCGTCTGTTTTCTTGTGCAAACTGTGACACAATCCTGACTAACCGCTCAGAACTCATCTCCACTCGGTTCACAGGTGCCACTGGTAGAGCATTTCTTTTTAACAAg GTAGTTAACCTACAGTACAGTGAAGTTCAAGATCGGGTCATGCTCACTGGCCGCCACATGGTTCGAGATGTGAGCTGCAAAAACTGCAATAGCAAACTAGGATGGATCTATGAGTTTGCTACTGAAGACAGCCAGCGTTATAAGGAAGGCCGTGTGATCCTGGAACGTGCTCTAGTTCGAGAAAGTGAGGGCTTTGAGGAGCACGTACCATCTGATAACTCttga